From Thermoleophilia bacterium, one genomic window encodes:
- the nusA gene encoding transcription termination factor NusA has translation MNRETIEALRQIEKEKGIPFDLLIEALEDALHSAYQKTPRAVPYSEVKIDRDTGEIHVYELVFPPGHEPTADARHEGRLDASLAERREVTPEDFGRIAAQTAKQVIYQRIREAEQDIVYREYSRRIGEIVTGIVQQSDSRYTLVDLGRVEARLPKSEQVPTERYEHGMRLKAIIKEVIHNPKEPPIILSRRSEELVKRLFELEVPEIADGLVEIVAVAREPGYRSKIAVVSHADGVDPVGACVGPRGSRVRMVVSELRGEKIDIIPYDDEPARFVAKALSPARVREVILDDARREAVVVVPDDQLSLAIGKDGQNARLANRLTGWKIDIKSESEMSEEEAGTYAPAEVEPLVVDGRCHALTSGGKRCPNAALPGSLYCGIPSHQALANEKAKERT, from the coding sequence ATGAACAGGGAGACAATAGAAGCTCTCCGGCAGATAGAGAAAGAAAAGGGCATTCCCTTTGACCTGCTCATCGAGGCCTTGGAGGACGCGCTTCACTCTGCCTACCAGAAAACACCTCGCGCCGTGCCGTACTCGGAGGTAAAGATCGACCGAGATACTGGCGAGATTCATGTTTACGAGCTTGTGTTTCCTCCCGGGCATGAGCCCACAGCTGATGCGCGTCACGAAGGCCGACTGGACGCATCTCTTGCCGAGCGCAGAGAGGTGACCCCCGAAGATTTTGGCCGCATAGCAGCGCAGACTGCCAAGCAAGTGATTTATCAAAGAATCAGGGAGGCCGAACAAGACATCGTCTACCGGGAGTACTCACGACGTATCGGCGAGATAGTGACAGGAATTGTTCAGCAGTCGGACAGCCGCTACACGCTCGTTGACTTGGGGCGAGTCGAAGCCCGTCTGCCTAAGAGCGAGCAGGTGCCTACCGAGAGATACGAGCACGGGATGCGCCTGAAGGCCATTATCAAAGAGGTTATACATAATCCCAAAGAGCCGCCCATCATACTGTCTCGGCGCAGCGAGGAGTTGGTAAAGCGTCTCTTTGAATTGGAAGTTCCCGAGATCGCTGACGGCCTGGTGGAAATAGTGGCGGTGGCTCGCGAGCCAGGCTATCGCTCCAAGATCGCGGTGGTGTCTCATGCCGATGGTGTAGACCCTGTCGGTGCGTGCGTCGGGCCACGGGGCTCGCGTGTGCGCATGGTGGTGTCGGAGCTAAGGGGCGAGAAGATCGACATCATCCCATATGACGATGAGCCGGCGCGGTTTGTAGCCAAAGCGCTTTCTCCTGCTCGTGTGCGCGAGGTGATTCTCGACGACGCTAGGCGCGAGGCGGTGGTGGTTGTGCCGGATGATCAGCTGTCGCTGGCCATAGGCAAAGATGGACAAAATGCGCGTCTCGCCAATCGGCTAACCGGATGGAAGATTGACATAAAATCAGAATCGGAGATGAGCGAAGAAGAGGCCGGAACGTACGCGCCAGCCGAGGTTGAGCCGCTGGTGGTTGATGGCAGGTGCCACGCTCTGACTTCCGGAGGCAAGCGCTGTCCAAACGCGGCGTTGCCCGGCAGTCTATACTGTGGCATTCCTTCTCATCAGGCGCTGGCGAATGAAAAAGCAAAAGAAAGAACCTGA
- the infB gene encoding translation initiation factor IF-2 codes for MAKKRVYEIAREKGLTSHELLERLHQAGLDVKSSVSGVEEEEVERVLAQVSRGPSEAGEAVSVEAQGRELPEEPPAQHSATVEATKAPETSGATSKRGPVSDSRSQEARAPQASAQESSPSGARPKEGRAAGQRPAARKGQRGKNRGVRLEDLPTVVGPGVPMRKGATPSSNVVTKEELARMQAEKAAQAEAAKKAAAEKAAAEKAAAAEKVTGPERPAAPAAARDTQTVPTPPKGAGGPKERTRGAAVTRDVPERRPPRPRVASIPIPEIWAEAAEATGLVSPVRPSGGYRARRGEEKSSKRRVIIDSQAGRKSGKTAAGRAGATVEAEKPQAKKKAPPGVESPVTVKSGASVKDLSEALQISAGELIKTLIKLGEMVTITQSLSDEAILVLAEEFGRQVQIEHAEEEHEGPDMFVDDPADLVPRPPVVTIMGHVDHGKTSLLDAIRETEVAKNEAGGITQHIGAYQVTHNDRKVTFLDTPGHEAFTAMRARGAKVTDIAVIVVAANDGVMPQTLEAISHARAAEVPIVVAINKIDLPDANPDRVKKQLADQGLVPEEWGGDTVVVEVSAKQRLNLDELMEMILLVAEMQELKANPHAPASGVVIEAQLDVGRGPVATVLVQRGTLRIGDAMVCGEAYGKVKAMFDFMGNAVREATPSMPVQVLGFNTVPQAGDFVMVVKDEREARQRAERRAARIRQEQLAKSRSGATTLEEFYRRLKEGRVKELPIIIKADVVGSVEALEEALRNITHPEAKVEIVHAGVGGINESDIMLASASKAVVIGFNVRPSAAAKALAEQERVDVRTYRVIYKAIEDVEAALLGLLGPEQVEEEIGTAEVRKVFHASKVGTIAGCYVQTGKIARSAKVRVVRDGNIIWEGGIDSLKRFADDVREVAAGYECGLHLDGFDDIREGDIIEAYEIKEVART; via the coding sequence GTGGCAAAAAAGAGAGTATATGAAATTGCAAGAGAGAAAGGGCTTACCAGCCACGAGCTGCTGGAGCGTCTCCACCAGGCCGGCCTGGACGTAAAAAGCAGTGTTTCGGGGGTGGAGGAAGAAGAAGTAGAGCGGGTACTGGCCCAGGTCTCTAGGGGTCCTTCGGAGGCTGGCGAGGCGGTGTCTGTAGAGGCGCAAGGCCGAGAGTTACCGGAAGAGCCTCCAGCCCAGCATTCGGCAACGGTCGAGGCAACCAAGGCTCCGGAGACTTCTGGCGCTACCTCCAAGCGCGGTCCGGTCTCGGACTCTCGAAGCCAAGAGGCGCGCGCGCCACAGGCGAGCGCGCAAGAAAGTTCACCATCAGGGGCGCGTCCCAAGGAGGGGCGCGCAGCCGGGCAGCGCCCGGCTGCGCGCAAAGGACAGCGCGGTAAGAACCGCGGTGTTCGCTTGGAGGATCTTCCCACGGTAGTGGGTCCCGGAGTTCCGATGCGTAAAGGAGCTACCCCCTCGTCAAACGTCGTGACCAAGGAAGAGTTGGCTCGGATGCAGGCAGAGAAGGCAGCTCAGGCGGAAGCAGCAAAGAAGGCGGCGGCGGAAAAGGCTGCAGCGGAAAAGGCGGCCGCGGCTGAGAAGGTAACTGGTCCAGAGCGTCCCGCGGCTCCCGCAGCAGCGCGCGACACGCAGACGGTACCCACCCCTCCCAAGGGAGCCGGAGGGCCAAAGGAGCGTACTCGTGGGGCAGCAGTCACCCGCGACGTTCCCGAGAGGCGGCCGCCTCGACCTAGGGTTGCGTCGATCCCGATTCCCGAGATCTGGGCGGAGGCTGCGGAAGCCACGGGTCTCGTTAGCCCTGTGCGTCCCTCAGGGGGATACAGAGCAAGACGGGGAGAGGAAAAGTCTTCCAAACGCCGGGTGATCATTGATTCGCAGGCCGGGCGCAAGAGCGGCAAGACGGCTGCCGGCCGAGCGGGAGCGACTGTCGAGGCCGAGAAGCCCCAAGCCAAGAAAAAGGCGCCTCCCGGAGTGGAGTCTCCTGTAACCGTCAAGAGTGGGGCTAGTGTCAAGGACCTAAGCGAGGCTTTGCAGATCAGCGCTGGCGAGCTGATCAAGACGCTCATCAAGCTAGGTGAGATGGTCACCATTACACAGTCGTTGTCTGACGAAGCCATTTTGGTACTGGCCGAAGAGTTCGGGCGTCAAGTGCAGATCGAGCACGCAGAGGAGGAGCACGAAGGGCCGGACATGTTTGTGGATGATCCGGCTGATTTGGTTCCTCGGCCTCCCGTGGTCACTATCATGGGGCACGTAGACCACGGCAAAACCTCGTTGCTTGACGCTATTCGTGAAACAGAAGTCGCCAAGAATGAAGCCGGCGGCATTACGCAGCACATCGGAGCATACCAGGTTACTCACAACGATAGGAAGGTGACGTTCCTGGACACTCCAGGCCACGAAGCGTTCACCGCTATGCGTGCTCGCGGTGCTAAGGTCACTGATATCGCTGTGATTGTTGTGGCTGCCAATGACGGGGTCATGCCGCAAACCTTAGAGGCGATTAGTCATGCACGCGCGGCAGAAGTACCCATCGTGGTGGCGATCAACAAGATCGATTTGCCGGACGCCAATCCTGATCGGGTAAAGAAACAGTTGGCCGATCAAGGTCTTGTGCCTGAAGAATGGGGCGGCGATACCGTCGTGGTGGAGGTTTCCGCCAAGCAGCGTCTGAATCTGGATGAGCTCATGGAGATGATTCTCCTTGTGGCTGAGATGCAGGAGCTGAAAGCCAACCCCCATGCTCCGGCAAGCGGGGTAGTAATTGAGGCGCAGCTGGATGTAGGGCGTGGGCCAGTGGCGACAGTTCTTGTTCAGCGAGGAACACTTCGTATTGGCGACGCCATGGTCTGCGGGGAGGCCTACGGCAAAGTAAAAGCAATGTTCGACTTCATGGGTAACGCTGTGCGTGAAGCCACCCCCTCTATGCCGGTGCAAGTGTTGGGCTTTAACACAGTGCCTCAAGCCGGTGATTTCGTGATGGTGGTCAAAGACGAGCGCGAGGCGCGGCAGAGGGCTGAACGGCGTGCTGCCAGGATAAGGCAGGAGCAACTGGCTAAAAGCCGCAGCGGAGCCACCACACTCGAGGAGTTCTACCGCCGTTTGAAGGAAGGCCGGGTGAAAGAGCTTCCGATCATTATCAAGGCCGACGTGGTCGGCTCAGTGGAGGCTCTAGAAGAGGCGTTGCGAAACATCACGCATCCAGAGGCCAAGGTTGAAATTGTGCATGCGGGTGTAGGCGGGATTAACGAGTCCGACATCATGCTGGCTTCCGCCTCCAAGGCGGTGGTTATTGGGTTTAATGTCAGGCCGTCGGCGGCGGCCAAGGCTTTGGCTGAGCAAGAGCGCGTTGATGTCCGCACGTATCGCGTGATCTACAAGGCTATTGAGGACGTGGAGGCGGCGCTGCTGGGACTTCTGGGGCCAGAGCAGGTGGAAGAAGAAATCGGAACCGCAGAAGTGCGCAAGGTGTTCCACGCATCAAAGGTGGGCACTATCGCCGGATGTTATGTGCAAACTGGCAAGATTGCTCGCTCTGCCAAGGTGCGGGTGGTGCGAGATGGCAACATCATTTGGGAGGGCGGCATTGATTCCCTCAAGCGCTTTGCCGACGATGTGCGCGAGGTGGCTGCGGGCTACGAGTGCGGTCTGCATCTCGATGGTTTTGACGATATCCGTGAGGGCGACATCATAGAGGCCTACGAGATCAAAGAAGTTGCCCGTACCTAG
- a CDS encoding phosphatidate cytidylyltransferase — protein sequence MLKQRVLVALIALPIGLAAAILGSYYLLGLALVLTFLGLHEYYTILRPYRPNLLVGYLSGLGVIVGAFFLGPYGILLGLGALLVLSFFWSLFGELGAHLVGRISITAFGVVWIAVGFAYVLLVRALEHGLALTLLVLACTVLNDTFAFFVGKAIGRHKLAPQISPQKSIEGAVGGLVGAVVAALVVKIYSPWLSVKQAIILGLVVGIVGQWGDLFESAFKRDFRLKDSGGLLPGHGGILDRFDSLLFAGVAGYWAVVLLL from the coding sequence ATGCTTAAGCAGCGAGTGCTTGTAGCTCTGATCGCTCTTCCGATTGGGCTTGCCGCAGCCATCCTGGGGAGCTACTACCTTCTTGGGTTAGCCCTAGTCCTAACCTTTCTTGGGCTCCACGAGTACTACACAATCCTTCGTCCGTATCGTCCCAATCTACTCGTAGGATACTTGAGTGGGCTGGGAGTGATCGTGGGGGCTTTTTTCTTGGGTCCCTACGGTATCTTGCTGGGGCTCGGGGCGCTGCTTGTTCTTTCTTTCTTCTGGTCGCTCTTTGGGGAACTGGGCGCGCATTTGGTGGGGCGAATATCTATCACCGCCTTTGGGGTAGTGTGGATCGCAGTTGGTTTTGCGTACGTGCTGCTTGTGCGGGCTCTGGAGCATGGTCTTGCTCTTACTCTTCTGGTTTTGGCCTGCACCGTCCTCAACGATACTTTTGCTTTTTTTGTGGGAAAAGCTATCGGGCGTCACAAGCTTGCCCCTCAAATTTCGCCACAGAAGTCTATTGAAGGGGCTGTTGGTGGGCTTGTTGGAGCGGTGGTTGCCGCATTAGTGGTGAAGATCTACTCTCCTTGGCTCTCCGTAAAACAGGCAATCATTCTGGGGTTGGTGGTAGGGATAGTAGGTCAATGGGGCGACCTCTTTGAGTCTGCCTTTAAGCGGGACTTTCGCCTTAAAGACTCAGGCGGGCTTCTTCCGGGCCATGGCGGGATCTTAGATCGTTTTGACTCTCTGCTGTTTGCAGGTGTGGCGGGTTACTGGGCAGTTGTGCTGCTACTTTAG
- the rseP gene encoding RIP metalloprotease RseP, producing MGFLGVIVAIVGLGFLILAHEFGHFIVAKATGMRVEEFSLGFGPYLISRRIGETVYGISAIPLGGYVRVTGMHKEEFEAWVAEAEAEKRGELSRGSYRAARDPEDRLAGRRVLSAQEIASTPLERRYYAHPFWHKFLFIIAGVVMNVVVAFFLVWVVGVQQGETVTTTSISAVAPGTPAALAGLESGDRIVAINGSPISDWQDVRTQVLTKPGETITITVERAGETKQISVLLAEREDGTGYLGVEPAVKQKDLGPAAALAYAGRVTGSMALLVFKGLWMMFTGEVPVLGSQGLAGPVGIIQLSTEAFVGGYYLMLLALISVNLAILNMLPLLPLDGGHVLLSIVERVRGRAIPLRVFERISMVGIGLFVALFLLATSNDLGRLFGGW from the coding sequence ATGGGGTTTCTTGGTGTCATAGTGGCCATAGTTGGGCTCGGCTTCTTGATTCTCGCCCATGAGTTTGGCCACTTCATTGTGGCCAAAGCGACAGGCATGCGAGTAGAGGAGTTTAGCCTTGGTTTCGGCCCGTATCTGATAAGCCGACGCATTGGGGAGACTGTCTACGGTATTTCGGCTATACCTCTGGGCGGCTACGTTCGCGTGACGGGAATGCACAAAGAGGAGTTTGAAGCCTGGGTGGCCGAAGCAGAGGCGGAGAAAAGGGGCGAATTATCCCGCGGTTCGTACCGCGCGGCCCGCGATCCCGAGGATCGCCTGGCTGGACGCCGGGTCCTTAGTGCGCAGGAAATTGCTTCTACGCCGCTCGAACGCCGGTACTACGCTCATCCTTTTTGGCATAAGTTCTTGTTCATCATCGCCGGTGTTGTAATGAACGTGGTGGTGGCGTTCTTCCTGGTTTGGGTGGTAGGTGTTCAGCAAGGAGAGACGGTTACCACCACTAGCATTTCGGCTGTGGCTCCGGGAACCCCGGCTGCTCTTGCAGGGCTTGAGTCTGGCGACCGTATTGTCGCCATCAATGGCTCGCCAATATCCGATTGGCAAGACGTCCGAACCCAGGTGCTCACGAAGCCGGGGGAGACTATCACGATAACAGTGGAGCGAGCTGGTGAGACCAAGCAGATATCTGTGCTCCTGGCGGAGCGGGAAGACGGCACGGGTTATCTGGGAGTTGAGCCGGCAGTAAAGCAAAAAGATCTGGGACCTGCCGCTGCTCTTGCTTACGCAGGCCGGGTTACAGGGAGTATGGCGCTCCTTGTTTTCAAGGGGCTTTGGATGATGTTCACCGGCGAAGTGCCTGTCTTAGGCTCTCAAGGTCTGGCCGGCCCGGTGGGCATCATTCAGCTTTCCACTGAGGCCTTTGTGGGCGGGTACTATCTGATGCTTCTTGCTCTTATCAGCGTAAACCTGGCCATTCTCAACATGCTGCCTCTTCTGCCTCTAGATGGGGGTCATGTGCTCTTGAGCATTGTTGAACGGGTCCGTGGGCGTGCGATTCCGCTGCGCGTTTTTGAGCGCATTTCCATGGTGGGGATTGGGCTATTTGTGGCTCTTTTCCTGCTGGCTACGTCCAACGACCTGGGACGCCTCTTTGGCGGCTGGTAG
- the dxr gene encoding 1-deoxy-D-xylulose-5-phosphate reductoisomerase encodes MRRVIVLGATGSVGVQALRVIACSRDLKVVGLSCAKNVALLLEQAVSLGVNELAIADEEAARTVSPTLYPELRVRSGADASARLVDEVDADVVLNAIVGFAGLQATLAALSRGTVLALANKESLVCAGSLVMGLAASAGAAIIPVDSEHSAIYQLLAGISPDEVETVVLTASGGPFRGRKRDQLRAVTPEEALAHPTWSMGPKITIDSATLMNKALEIIEAHHLFGLSYEQIEVLVHPQSIVHGLVRLKDGAFVAHLGATDMRIPIAYALNYPNRTSVQAASLDLAAGVALEFFSPDEDTFPSLSLAREAGRKGDVATCALNAANEVAVEAFLGGELTFLGIWEVVQKVISESPGGSFGTYEEARWVDEWAREVARQAVNEQRLRKT; translated from the coding sequence ATGCGGCGAGTTATTGTTCTGGGCGCCACAGGATCTGTCGGGGTGCAAGCATTAAGAGTTATTGCGTGCAGCCGAGATCTCAAGGTAGTTGGCCTTTCTTGCGCCAAAAATGTAGCTCTGCTTCTCGAGCAGGCGGTTTCGCTGGGAGTGAACGAATTGGCCATTGCCGACGAAGAGGCGGCACGCACCGTATCACCTACTCTTTATCCGGAGCTGCGAGTGCGCAGCGGCGCCGACGCGTCTGCTCGTCTAGTGGACGAGGTAGATGCCGACGTGGTGCTGAACGCCATTGTGGGTTTTGCCGGGCTGCAGGCTACCTTGGCGGCGTTGTCCAGGGGGACGGTACTTGCTTTAGCCAACAAGGAAAGCTTGGTGTGTGCTGGCTCTCTAGTGATGGGGTTGGCTGCTTCTGCAGGCGCCGCAATCATTCCCGTGGATTCTGAGCACTCGGCAATATATCAACTGCTTGCCGGGATTAGCCCCGATGAAGTGGAGACAGTCGTGCTGACAGCCTCAGGGGGGCCGTTCAGAGGCCGCAAGCGCGACCAACTGCGGGCTGTCACACCCGAGGAGGCTCTTGCCCATCCCACTTGGTCGATGGGGCCAAAAATCACTATTGATTCAGCCACACTCATGAACAAAGCTCTCGAAATCATAGAAGCCCATCACTTGTTCGGCCTTTCTTACGAGCAGATCGAAGTCTTGGTGCATCCTCAATCCATTGTTCACGGCCTTGTCCGCTTGAAGGATGGGGCATTTGTGGCTCACCTGGGAGCGACAGACATGCGCATTCCCATTGCGTATGCGCTTAACTATCCCAACAGAACCTCGGTGCAGGCGGCGTCGCTCGATCTAGCTGCGGGAGTGGCTCTTGAATTTTTCTCTCCTGATGAGGACACTTTTCCTTCCCTTAGCTTAGCCCGCGAAGCTGGACGTAAGGGTGACGTTGCCACCTGCGCTCTTAATGCAGCCAATGAGGTGGCAGTGGAGGCGTTTTTGGGCGGGGAGCTGACATTTTTGGGTATATGGGAGGTAGTGCAAAAAGTGATCAGCGAGAGCCCGGGCGGGTCGTTTGGCACTTACGAGGAGGCTCGTTGGGTTGACGAGTGGGCCCGGGAGGTAGCTAGACAGGCTGTAAATGAGCAGCGGCTGAGGAAGACGTGA
- the ispG gene encoding flavodoxin-dependent (E)-4-hydroxy-3-methylbut-2-enyl-diphosphate synthase, translating into MASPVQISVGGVPVGGGAPVVVQSMTKTPTHDVEATLQQIRALATAGARIVRVAVPDERAAQVLGILVAESPVALVADVHFDHRLALAAINAGVAGVRINPGNIGGREKVKEVVRAAREHGTVIRVGVNSGSLERDLRSLEQRDPAAALVESVRRHVSFLEDLDFRLIKVSAKSSSGPVTIAAYQRLAEELPYPLHLGLTEAGTPWAGSLRSAVVLGALLSRGIGDTIRVSLTGDPLEEVRVGLEILRTLELIPRGPRVISCPTCGRTEVDLEPLAREVEDRLVRLGLDIEVAVMGCIVNGPGEARKADFGIACGKKEGVVFAKGRPVRKVPESELVEALFAEIARRTEGEQLS; encoded by the coding sequence TTGGCAAGCCCGGTGCAGATCTCGGTCGGTGGCGTTCCTGTGGGGGGAGGCGCACCCGTAGTTGTGCAGTCCATGACCAAGACGCCGACTCACGATGTCGAAGCGACTTTGCAGCAGATTCGCGCCTTAGCCACGGCTGGTGCCCGGATAGTGCGAGTGGCGGTCCCTGACGAGCGAGCTGCTCAAGTCCTTGGAATTTTGGTCGCCGAGAGTCCGGTGGCTCTTGTAGCTGATGTTCACTTTGACCACCGACTTGCGTTGGCGGCCATCAACGCAGGCGTGGCCGGAGTGCGGATAAACCCGGGCAATATCGGCGGCCGGGAAAAAGTCAAGGAGGTAGTTAGGGCTGCCCGAGAGCATGGCACGGTGATCCGAGTGGGAGTCAATTCGGGGTCACTAGAGCGGGATTTGCGCTCACTTGAACAACGGGACCCAGCTGCGGCGCTGGTTGAGTCTGTCAGGCGGCACGTTTCCTTCTTGGAGGATCTTGATTTTCGGCTGATCAAAGTCTCGGCCAAATCGTCTTCGGGCCCCGTCACCATCGCCGCCTACCAGCGTCTGGCGGAGGAGCTCCCCTATCCGTTACATCTCGGTCTTACTGAAGCGGGAACGCCATGGGCTGGATCCCTGCGAAGCGCTGTTGTGCTTGGGGCTTTGCTCTCCCGGGGTATAGGGGACACTATACGAGTTTCGCTCACTGGTGATCCCCTTGAGGAAGTGCGGGTAGGGCTCGAAATACTCCGCACCTTGGAGCTGATTCCTCGGGGCCCGCGCGTTATCTCGTGTCCCACTTGCGGCCGCACCGAAGTGGACCTTGAACCGCTTGCCCGAGAAGTGGAGGACCGTCTGGTCAGGTTGGGGCTAGACATTGAGGTTGCTGTGATGGGCTGTATAGTTAACGGCCCAGGGGAAGCGCGAAAAGCTGACTTTGGAATAGCCTGCGGCAAGAAAGAGGGCGTCGTATTCGCCAAAGGGCGGCCAGTACGAAAGGTGCCCGAGAGCGAGCTTGTGGAAGCCCTTTTTGCAGAAATTGCTCGTAGGACTGAAGGCGAGCAGCTTTCGTGA
- a CDS encoding proline--tRNA ligase — translation MRASALFMPTLKEDPADAEARSHKLLVRGGFVRQLASGIYIMLPLGWRVMQRICQIIREEMDSIGAIELSMPTLHPAEVWQATGRYDAIGDEMFRLKDRGGRDMVLAMTHEEVFAWLAARELRSYRDLPQIWYQLQLKFRDEPRPKGGILRVREFLMKDSYSFDLDEAGLELSYQKHIQAYDRIFSRCGLRFYRVESDTGFMGGAQAHEYIAPSEAGEDRIALCKSCGYAANVEMARSVAFSPETSPGAVGAKQADEKQSPNEVPTPGVRTIAEVCAFLGVSPSSVIKALVYMAGGNPVMALLRGDHELQENKLARYLRCEVRPASADEVKAAVGVEPGFVGPVGLPGTQGMRIVADEVLSPRSHSGDQNSFAGFVTGANKPHTHIVGVVPERDFHAEYADLRQAQQGEGCPRCGQPLSIETGIEVGNIFKLGTKYSLPLGATVLDERGQERPLVMGSYGIGPARVAAAAVEQRSDDKGIVWPKAIAPFDVYLVQVQRDDPGQTEVAVKLYDDLQAAGLEVLWDERDERPGFKFADAELIGCPVRVTVGRKVSQGMVEVQLRATGEQTEVSVGECAIRVRNMWEQAD, via the coding sequence ATGCGGGCAAGCGCCCTTTTTATGCCCACTTTAAAAGAAGATCCCGCTGATGCCGAAGCGAGAAGCCATAAGCTTCTTGTAAGGGGTGGATTTGTGCGTCAATTGGCGTCTGGGATTTACATCATGCTTCCGCTGGGTTGGCGGGTGATGCAACGGATCTGCCAAATTATTCGGGAAGAAATGGATTCCATTGGCGCAATAGAACTTTCTATGCCCACGCTACATCCTGCCGAGGTGTGGCAGGCCACAGGGAGATACGACGCCATCGGTGATGAAATGTTCCGGCTTAAAGACCGGGGCGGCCGGGACATGGTCTTGGCGATGACCCACGAAGAAGTTTTCGCCTGGCTTGCTGCGCGTGAGCTCCGCTCTTATCGTGACCTGCCACAGATCTGGTATCAGCTTCAGTTAAAGTTTAGAGACGAGCCGCGTCCCAAGGGGGGCATCTTACGGGTGCGCGAATTTCTGATGAAAGACTCGTACTCTTTTGATTTGGACGAGGCGGGTCTTGAACTGAGCTATCAAAAGCACATCCAGGCGTATGATCGGATCTTTTCCAGATGCGGTCTGCGCTTTTACCGGGTGGAAAGCGACACAGGCTTCATGGGCGGAGCTCAGGCGCACGAGTACATTGCCCCGTCCGAAGCAGGAGAGGACCGCATTGCTCTGTGCAAATCCTGCGGATATGCGGCTAATGTGGAGATGGCGCGCTCGGTGGCCTTCTCGCCGGAAACTTCGCCCGGAGCCGTCGGCGCGAAGCAAGCGGACGAGAAGCAGAGCCCGAATGAAGTGCCCACTCCCGGCGTGCGCACTATCGCGGAGGTGTGTGCATTTCTGGGAGTTTCTCCAAGCTCCGTGATTAAGGCTCTCGTGTACATGGCCGGCGGGAATCCTGTCATGGCTCTCCTGCGGGGGGACCACGAACTGCAGGAAAATAAACTGGCGCGCTACTTGAGGTGCGAAGTTCGGCCCGCGAGCGCGGACGAGGTCAAGGCAGCCGTAGGCGTGGAGCCTGGGTTTGTAGGGCCTGTGGGTCTGCCTGGGACGCAGGGAATGCGCATTGTGGCCGACGAGGTTCTTTCGCCGCGCAGCCACTCCGGCGACCAGAATTCGTTCGCAGGCTTTGTTACCGGGGCCAATAAGCCTCACACCCACATCGTTGGGGTGGTGCCCGAGAGAGACTTCCACGCGGAATACGCTGATCTGCGCCAAGCGCAACAGGGCGAAGGGTGTCCTCGCTGCGGTCAGCCGTTGTCCATAGAGACGGGAATTGAGGTGGGGAACATCTTCAAGCTGGGCACGAAGTACTCGCTGCCGCTGGGGGCAACTGTACTTGACGAGCGCGGCCAGGAGCGCCCACTGGTAATGGGCTCTTACGGGATTGGCCCAGCCCGTGTCGCGGCGGCGGCTGTGGAGCAGCGGAGCGACGACAAGGGGATTGTGTGGCCCAAGGCAATTGCGCCTTTTGACGTGTATCTGGTTCAAGTACAAAGGGATGATCCAGGGCAAACGGAAGTGGCGGTCAAGCTATATGATGATCTGCAGGCTGCGGGGCTAGAGGTGCTCTGGGACGAAAGGGATGAGAGGCCGGGTTTCAAGTTTGCGGACGCCGAACTGATCGGGTGTCCAGTGAGGGTGACGGTGGGTAGGAAAGTGAGTCAAGGCATGGTGGAGGTTCAGTTGCGCGCCACTGGCGAACAGACAGAAGTGTCAGTGGGCGAGTGCGCAATTCGGGTGCGAAACATGTGGGAGCAGGCAGACTAG
- a CDS encoding YlxR family protein, translating to MKKQKKEPERQCIGCGLRGPQSEFVWLRVDKEVMPPRVVVVKNTRDRKGRGAYLCKRRVCLDRALQRKAFQRAFRMSVEVSVDEILEAIEAPTEG from the coding sequence ATGAAAAAGCAAAAGAAAGAACCTGAGCGGCAGTGTATCGGCTGCGGGTTGCGCGGTCCGCAGAGCGAGTTCGTATGGCTCAGAGTCGACAAGGAGGTTATGCCCCCGCGGGTTGTAGTAGTCAAGAACACCCGAGACAGAAAAGGCAGAGGGGCGTATCTTTGTAAGCGCAGAGTATGTTTGGACCGTGCTCTTCAGCGAAAGGCATTTCAACGAGCATTTCGCATGAGCGTCGAGGTTTCAGTGGACGAGATTCTGGAGGCTATAGAGGCTCCAACCGAGGGTTGA
- a CDS encoding DUF503 domain-containing protein, translating to MPVPSRSNKGFVGILTAELYFPDNGSLKGKRMYLRRIREQVNRKYGASFAEVGFQELWQRSRVVVALASSDLQVLEDNLDRLRIYLDSQEWMLTTCSTEVVDVDG from the coding sequence TTGCCCGTACCTAGTCGAAGCAACAAGGGTTTTGTAGGAATTCTTACGGCTGAGCTGTACTTTCCGGACAACGGCTCGCTTAAGGGTAAGCGCATGTACTTGCGCCGGATTCGGGAGCAGGTCAACCGTAAGTACGGGGCTTCATTTGCCGAAGTGGGATTCCAAGAGCTGTGGCAGCGTTCCCGAGTAGTGGTGGCCTTGGCGTCGTCTGACCTTCAAGTATTGGAGGACAACTTAGACCGTCTAAGGATATATCTTGACTCACAGGAGTGGATGCTAACCACGTGCTCTACAGAGGTGGTGGATGTAGATGGGTAG